A window of the Arenibacter algicola genome harbors these coding sequences:
- a CDS encoding MATE family efflux transporter — MPDTNKLTPARLYEYFIIALTGKDSDFTTGSIRKAIFMLSIPMVLEMLMESIFALVDIAFVSRVSVNAVATIGLTESVITLIYAIAIGLSMAATAVVARRVGEKNLQGARESAVQVILLGITVAIITGIIGAIYSKEILGLMGGSTELIQEGHGYTRLMIGGNITILLLFLINAIFRGAGDASVAMWILVLSNGLNIILDPIFIFGWGPIPEYGVMGAAIATNFGRGTAVLFQLIILFYGWSKIKIGISDIVIRFKVMMNIIKVSAGGIAQFLIGTSSWIFLMRIMSEFGSEVLAGYTIAIRVIMFSLMPSWGMSNAAATLVGQNLGANKPDRAEASVWKTGKYNAIFMFSISIIYLCFAEKIILLFNTTPQVVEYGTLCLQIIAAGYVFYAYGMVLTQAFNGAGDTRTPTKINFLIFWVLQLPFAYVMAITFKFGAVGVFLAISIAEILLTVLSYVLFKKGKWKEIKV; from the coding sequence ATGCCGGATACAAACAAACTTACTCCAGCTAGATTATATGAGTATTTTATTATTGCCTTAACGGGCAAGGACTCTGATTTTACCACTGGGAGCATCAGAAAGGCCATATTTATGCTTTCCATTCCTATGGTATTGGAAATGCTGATGGAATCTATTTTTGCCTTGGTGGATATTGCATTTGTATCCAGGGTTAGTGTCAATGCGGTGGCCACAATAGGACTCACAGAATCGGTGATTACATTGATTTATGCAATAGCCATTGGCTTAAGTATGGCCGCAACGGCAGTTGTAGCCAGAAGGGTTGGTGAAAAAAATTTACAGGGAGCGAGGGAATCGGCAGTACAGGTAATCCTTTTGGGGATAACTGTGGCCATTATCACTGGAATAATTGGGGCTATATACTCCAAGGAAATCCTTGGTTTAATGGGTGGAAGTACTGAACTTATTCAAGAGGGCCATGGATACACCCGGCTGATGATCGGAGGAAATATCACTATTTTACTACTTTTCCTAATAAATGCAATTTTCCGGGGAGCGGGGGATGCCTCGGTGGCGATGTGGATATTGGTTCTGTCTAACGGTCTCAATATTATTCTTGATCCAATCTTTATTTTTGGATGGGGGCCTATACCCGAATATGGGGTTATGGGCGCTGCAATAGCAACCAACTTTGGAAGGGGAACTGCAGTCTTGTTTCAACTGATAATTTTGTTCTATGGATGGAGCAAGATCAAAATTGGTATTTCCGATATCGTAATCCGATTTAAGGTGATGATGAACATCATTAAAGTTTCTGCTGGTGGCATTGCACAGTTCTTGATCGGTACGTCCAGTTGGATATTTTTAATGAGGATTATGTCCGAATTTGGGAGTGAAGTTTTGGCCGGTTATACCATTGCCATAAGGGTAATAATGTTTTCATTAATGCCTTCCTGGGGAATGAGCAATGCGGCAGCTACTTTAGTAGGCCAAAATTTGGGTGCCAACAAACCGGATAGGGCAGAAGCATCTGTTTGGAAAACAGGCAAGTATAATGCCATATTTATGTTTTCAATTTCAATAATATATTTATGCTTTGCAGAAAAAATTATTTTGCTCTTTAATACCACTCCGCAAGTTGTTGAATATGGCACTTTATGCTTACAGATTATTGCGGCAGGTTATGTATTCTATGCGTACGGAATGGTTTTGACCCAGGCATTTAACGGAGCGGGAGATACAAGGACCCCTACTAAAATTAACTTTTTAATTTTTTGGGTATTACAGCTTCCCTTTGCATATGTTATGGCTATTACATTTAAGTTTGGAGCGGTTGGGGTATTTTTGGCCATTTCAATAGCTGAGATTTTGCTTACCGTATTAAGCTACGTACTCTTTAAAAAGGGTAAATGGAAAGAAATTAAGGTATAA